The DNA window TATTGATAAACTCGCATTGTTAGATAGTAAAATTTTTGCTATTTCTATTCGATTATATTCTGCAGTATAATGTAAGCATGTTTTACCATCCTTATTCTGAAGATTTGCATTGGCCCCCAATTTGATCAAATGGTGTGTCATTATATCGTAACCATGATATACCGCTAAGTGTAGTGCTGTTGATCCATTGTTGTTTAAAACATTAATGTTTGTAGGTATTAAACTTTCTAAGGTGATACTTGAAATTTCATTGCGTTCAACGTATTCGAAAAAGTTTATTGGATTCATATTTATTTTTTTGCCTTTTTCTTAGCTTCAAAACTATGAGACATATTTGCACGTGGACTTTCTGGTTGGTAATGATCTGAATTATTAAATTCTTTTTAAAACTGTCATTTTCAAGTTTATTTGCATTGTGACTTGTAACTACAGGTGTGAATCAGACGCCAGTGCGCTTGTAGCACACACGGCACGCGTGCGCCAGCGAGGGGATGCGGCAAGTTGCTGCAAGCGCTGCATAGTCGTGCCAAATAAACTATTTCGATATCAACCATTTTGTTCCAGAGTATATTCGCTGTCCGTTTTGATTAAAAAAACTAAAATCAGTAGGCTGCTTAGTTTTTATATTAAATCCAATTTTAACCAAACAGCTTTTATCTATTTGTTCCATGTTTTGGGAAACTTCATCTAAATCAAAGTCGCTGGTAGAATTATAGAAGCATACTAAGTCTATCGGTTTGTCTTTTTTTACTGTATCAATATAATTTTTTGCAAGGTTAACCATCATAATGCTATCAACACAATTTTTTGAAACGTTTTTTAAGAGCACATTGTGCATATAACTTATTCCAGTAGGCCCGTCTCCTTTCAAGGTAGATATGGTATGAAGTTCCTCAATTTCGCAATTTGCCTTGCATGAGATTATTAATGCAATTGCATTTAATGCGATTAAATACTTTTTCAATAAATTGATTTTTATCATTTTTTTCTTTCAGTTTTTATATTCCACATGAACGGCTTGTAAATGTCTGATATCTTAGGATTGAATTTCCAAGAATTGTGCTGAAGTCAATACATAGAGGGTAATCCGGGCAATATACTGTTTGCATCCTCTGTACCAGCACCAAAAATATCCCAAACAGTATATTGAACTATTATATGTTTTGATGAAATCATTTGGATTTGAGCACTTATTTGTTTAGTCCCCCCATTACAGAATGCATATAAAGAGATTTGTTCAAATTAGGCGGCACCACCAAAATTTACCTATAGCGAGACCCATAAAGCAAAAACGCCGATCTCTTGTAAGAAATCGACGTTTTTAGTAGCCCGTAGGGGAATAATCTCGAACCATTTTCTTAAAGATTTGAAGCGATTAGCAGGATAATTTGATTTTTAAAAAATCCCAAGGGGAAGTGCATAGAACCCAGTTTGGCGTAATAAATACAGATGAAATTTGTGGGCTGTACCACCACTCATCAGTTAGGCCAAGTGCATCACGGCATACAAAGCGGCACAGGAAATGGCGATCCAAAGCACGACTCCCTGGAACAGAGGTTTGAACCCAACTGATACCAATACTTTTCT is part of the Mucilaginibacter terrenus genome and encodes:
- a CDS encoding ankyrin repeat domain-containing protein is translated as MNPINFFEYVERNEISSITLESLIPTNINVLNNNGSTALHLAVYHGYDIMTHHLIKLGANANLQNKDGKTCLHYTAEYNRIEIAKILLSNNASLSIADNYGNQPLWTAVFNDKGRNDRRELIELFISHGADKHHQNNVAKSPLDIVKIASYKNLEKIFDL